From a region of the Paenibacillus sp. R14(2021) genome:
- a CDS encoding sensor histidine kinase has translation MKRLRNMSLQKKILVMMIFLYIPLPIIGWVWYEKTYNVIERNAVDSSIQMVNQVNTHLETYFTEVQRTMLPMLASDLTGAFLNNQDDDPYKRYELSYRIDKELFSNILMNRTDIYGISLISDRIKATSSSSFTMAEQRYTSYLARLKASGKFRIMGLEATPSNQVVAMAMKFTPPQSNMKEGMLIVDMKRDEMVQIIQDVQLGRTGFVWVADAENQVIYHPQSEGMPKVVPADYLQEMGTKQSGAFTVRTDEGRKLIVFIRSDRTDLTLISEVLLSELNQSIVTVSRISVVVLVLLFLLSMLAASVVVYSMTKSMVKLLRLMKSAEMGDFNAKAPDEGGQEIGSLFRGFNKMVEEIKRLVEIVHVSELREKELEVKQKESLLHAMQAQINPHFLYNTLEFINSNAIVEGNDKISTMIGSLGDMFRYNVQHPSGNVFLADEIRHIEAYLSIQAERYPSFTYAVEVDRELAASVPAVRFALQPIVENCFKHGYDRHKLRPDHIRISGGRADGRFVLEITDTGKGMPGERLARYNAAFARDDAEAPNGSEQGGDGPPSIGLHNVHTRLRMIFGKPYGLHIARSDESGTSVLIALPLQVAEGEV, from the coding sequence ATGAAACGGCTGCGAAACATGTCGCTGCAAAAGAAAATTCTCGTCATGATGATATTTCTCTATATTCCGCTTCCGATTATCGGCTGGGTTTGGTACGAGAAGACGTATAACGTCATCGAGCGCAACGCCGTCGATTCCAGCATTCAAATGGTAAATCAGGTCAACACGCATCTCGAGACGTATTTCACCGAGGTGCAGCGAACGATGCTGCCGATGCTTGCGAGCGACTTGACGGGCGCTTTCCTGAATAATCAAGATGACGACCCCTATAAGCGGTACGAGCTGTCATACCGGATTGACAAGGAGCTGTTCTCGAACATTCTGATGAACCGCACGGATATTTACGGAATCTCGCTCATCTCGGACCGGATCAAGGCAACCTCCAGCTCCAGCTTTACGATGGCGGAGCAGCGATATACGTCTTATCTGGCCCGGCTGAAGGCTTCGGGGAAATTCCGGATCATGGGGCTTGAAGCGACGCCGAGCAATCAGGTCGTTGCCATGGCGATGAAATTCACGCCCCCGCAGAGCAACATGAAGGAAGGGATGCTGATCGTTGACATGAAGCGCGACGAGATGGTCCAAATCATACAGGACGTCCAGCTGGGGCGGACGGGCTTCGTCTGGGTCGCCGACGCGGAGAATCAGGTTATCTACCATCCGCAGAGCGAGGGGATGCCGAAGGTCGTTCCCGCCGATTATCTGCAAGAGATGGGAACGAAGCAAAGCGGCGCGTTCACCGTACGAACGGACGAAGGCCGGAAGCTGATCGTCTTCATCCGCTCCGACCGCACCGATCTGACGCTGATCTCCGAGGTGCTGCTCTCGGAGCTGAACCAGTCGATCGTGACCGTCAGCCGCATCTCGGTCGTGGTGCTGGTGCTGCTGTTTCTGCTCTCGATGCTGGCCGCGAGCGTCGTCGTCTATTCAATGACGAAGTCAATGGTGAAGCTGCTGCGGCTGATGAAGAGCGCCGAGATGGGCGACTTCAACGCCAAGGCGCCGGACGAAGGCGGTCAGGAAATCGGCAGTCTGTTCCGCGGTTTCAATAAGATGGTCGAGGAAATCAAACGGCTCGTCGAAATCGTGCACGTATCGGAGCTGCGCGAGAAGGAGCTTGAGGTAAAGCAGAAGGAATCGCTTCTGCATGCGATGCAGGCGCAGATCAATCCGCATTTTCTGTACAATACGCTTGAATTCATTAATTCCAATGCGATCGTGGAAGGCAATGACAAGATCAGCACGATGATCGGATCGCTCGGTGACATGTTCCGCTATAACGTGCAGCATCCGAGCGGGAACGTCTTCCTTGCCGACGAAATCCGGCATATCGAAGCGTACCTCTCGATTCAGGCCGAACGCTATCCTTCGTTCACGTACGCGGTCGAGGTCGACAGGGAACTGGCGGCTTCCGTACCGGCAGTTCGGTTCGCGCTGCAGCCGATCGTGGAGAACTGCTTCAAGCATGGGTATGACCGGCATAAGCTCCGCCCCGACCATATTCGGATTTCGGGCGGACGAGCGGACGGCAGGTTCGTGCTGGAAATTACCGATACGGGCAAAGGGATGCCGGGCGAGCGGTTGGCGCGCTACAATGCCGCTTTCGCGCGTGACGATGCGGAAGCGCCGAACGGATCGGAGCAAGGCGGGGACGGACCGCCGTCCATCGGCCTGCACAACGTGCATACCCGGCTGCGGATGATATTCGGCAAGCCGTACGGGCTTCATATCGCCCGTTCGGACGAGAGCGGGACGTCGGTTCTGATTGCGCTGCCGCTGCAAGTAGCGGAAGGGGAGGTTTAA
- a CDS encoding response regulator has translation MISNNYRILLVDDEQMIHRSLRKILTDAHPGFVIAGEAMDGQEALEIAERERPHAIITDISMPVMGGLELIRAVYERGWRPEIVILSGYGEFDYAREALRYGVADYILKPMRAAAVKELMLGLYAKHRERADASHAKSELMLKCLHAADRLMERIWMADEPGVLALAEELASTVSSFGLLTEEQKKGALLDTAAALRHQSEERGTPLAFELAWQEQLADMTAQFGSMLLQAIGHVRSSRNWGKLTAMQEAALVIQERYADPEFKLEELLSKLQMSVTHFYNLFKQETGKSFIAYLIDYRIEQAKALLAERRELKTYEVGERVGYPDYPHFTKVFKKVSGVTPSEYRKLFL, from the coding sequence ATGATCAGCAACAATTATCGCATTTTGCTCGTTGACGACGAGCAGATGATTCATCGGAGCCTACGCAAAATTCTGACCGACGCGCATCCGGGCTTCGTCATTGCCGGCGAGGCGATGGACGGGCAGGAGGCGCTCGAGATCGCGGAGCGGGAGAGGCCCCATGCGATCATCACGGACATCAGCATGCCGGTCATGGGCGGGCTGGAGCTGATCCGCGCCGTTTACGAGAGGGGCTGGCGGCCGGAGATCGTCATTTTGTCCGGCTACGGGGAGTTCGATTACGCGCGGGAAGCGCTGCGGTACGGCGTCGCCGACTATATCCTGAAGCCGATGCGCGCCGCGGCCGTGAAGGAGCTGATGCTGGGGCTGTACGCGAAGCATCGGGAGCGTGCGGATGCTTCGCATGCGAAGAGCGAGCTGATGCTCAAGTGCCTGCATGCGGCCGATCGGCTCATGGAGCGGATCTGGATGGCGGACGAGCCCGGCGTTCTGGCGTTGGCCGAGGAGCTTGCCTCCACCGTGAGCAGCTTCGGCTTGCTGACGGAGGAGCAGAAGAAAGGCGCGCTGCTCGATACCGCCGCCGCGCTGCGGCATCAATCCGAGGAGCGCGGCACGCCGCTCGCCTTCGAGCTTGCCTGGCAGGAGCAGCTGGCCGACATGACGGCGCAGTTCGGCAGCATGCTTCTGCAGGCGATCGGCCATGTGCGAAGCAGCCGCAATTGGGGCAAGCTGACCGCGATGCAGGAGGCGGCGCTGGTCATTCAGGAGCGCTATGCCGATCCGGAATTCAAGCTCGAAGAGCTGCTGTCCAAGCTCCAGATGTCCGTCACGCATTTCTACAACCTGTTCAAGCAGGAAACGGGCAAATCGTTCATCGCTTACTTGATCGACTACCGGATCGAGCAGGCCAAGGCGCTGCTTGCGGAGCGCAGGGAGCTCAAAACCTACGAGGTCGGCGAGCGCGTCGGCTACCCGGACTACCCGCATTTTACGAAGGTATTCAAGAAGGTTTCCGGCGTCACGCCCAGCGAATACCGAAAGCTGTTCTTGTAG
- a CDS encoding sugar ABC transporter substrate-binding protein gives MKLRKSTALVLGSVLLTGGLLADCSSSGNNASDKSGNSGTNTANEQQGKTDTAAAPKVNEFGWTVPDKTITVDYFTADKDNPDKVAKKFAALHDYFLKNFNVDIKKTQYDVDGKEKLNLMLASNDYPGVISAIDSDTIDKWRTQDKLVDLAPLVDKYGPNIKKELGAKYNSYLDKDGKLWGIPRGWGYLPIPDYSAHIRWDWYQEMGSPKIETPDDYYNVLKQMVAAHPKSAQGQKTYAISWNEQVSVNNILGIWGLKDGYKEDADHNLTHWLNTSEGLEAVKYYNRFYREGLMDPDSFLNKYDDWKLKFSNEQIIGHIGPWWQSWNAGHEVWKTTMKGWTDNQRYVQIALKAPNAETAYLSPKDTTGWNYTVITDKEAHPEDIIKFLDFEISPMGTRLTGWGIPNLPDSLWTLGTGGKWSFVEAQKQKLFAGTFDYDKADEVTGQNQLWLDHPQGLMSDDNKSTAWYDQNFNDEDKWKALMNANLMDTIYDNTARRIVFTADNPLTIVNQQIEDLIKTGFAKAVMSKTEEAAVQAFNDMRDKALKLGLKDIETFRTGAYKDNLAKLK, from the coding sequence ATGAAGCTTCGCAAAAGCACGGCACTCGTGCTCGGCTCCGTACTGCTGACGGGCGGACTCTTGGCAGACTGCTCCAGCAGCGGCAATAATGCGTCCGACAAAAGTGGAAACAGCGGGACGAATACGGCGAACGAGCAGCAAGGTAAGACAGATACCGCTGCCGCGCCTAAGGTAAACGAATTCGGCTGGACCGTTCCGGACAAGACGATCACCGTCGACTATTTCACCGCGGACAAAGACAACCCGGACAAGGTCGCGAAGAAGTTCGCCGCTCTCCACGATTACTTCCTCAAAAACTTCAACGTCGACATCAAGAAGACCCAGTATGACGTTGACGGCAAAGAGAAGCTCAACCTGATGCTGGCGTCCAACGATTATCCCGGCGTCATCTCGGCGATCGACAGCGATACGATCGACAAATGGCGCACACAGGACAAGCTGGTGGACTTAGCGCCGCTCGTGGACAAATACGGGCCGAACATCAAGAAGGAGCTGGGGGCCAAATACAACTCGTACCTCGATAAGGACGGCAAGCTATGGGGCATTCCGAGAGGCTGGGGCTACCTGCCGATTCCCGATTACAGCGCGCATATCCGCTGGGACTGGTATCAGGAGATGGGTTCGCCGAAGATCGAGACGCCGGACGATTATTACAATGTACTGAAACAAATGGTTGCCGCGCATCCGAAGAGCGCGCAGGGCCAGAAGACGTACGCGATTTCGTGGAATGAGCAGGTCAGCGTAAACAATATTCTTGGCATCTGGGGTCTGAAGGACGGCTACAAGGAGGACGCGGACCACAACCTGACGCACTGGCTGAACACGTCCGAGGGGCTCGAAGCCGTGAAGTACTATAACCGCTTCTACCGTGAAGGGCTGATGGATCCGGACAGCTTCCTGAATAAATACGACGATTGGAAGCTGAAGTTCTCGAACGAGCAGATCATTGGCCATATCGGGCCGTGGTGGCAGTCCTGGAATGCCGGTCACGAGGTGTGGAAGACGACGATGAAGGGCTGGACGGACAACCAGCGCTATGTCCAAATCGCCTTGAAAGCGCCGAACGCGGAGACGGCCTACTTGTCGCCGAAAGATACGACGGGCTGGAACTACACCGTCATTACGGATAAGGAAGCGCATCCGGAGGATATCATTAAATTCCTGGATTTCGAAATATCGCCGATGGGCACGCGCCTTACCGGCTGGGGCATTCCGAACTTGCCGGATTCGCTCTGGACCTTGGGAACAGGCGGCAAATGGTCCTTCGTCGAAGCGCAGAAGCAGAAGCTGTTCGCGGGCACGTTCGACTACGACAAGGCTGACGAGGTAACAGGCCAGAACCAGCTGTGGCTGGACCACCCGCAGGGCTTGATGAGCGACGACAACAAGAGCACTGCCTGGTACGACCAGAACTTCAATGACGAAGACAAATGGAAAGCGCTCATGAACGCGAATCTCATGGATACGATCTATGACAACACGGCAAGACGCATCGTGTTCACGGCGGACAACCCGCTGACAATCGTCAACCAGCAAATCGAGGACCTCATCAAGACGGGCTTCGCGAAGGCGGTTATGAGCAAGACGGAGGAAGCCGCCGTGCAGGCGTTTAACGATATGCGCGACAAGGCGCTGAAGCTGGGCTTGAAGGACATCGAGACATTCCGCACGGGGGCGTATAAAGACAATTTGGCGAAATTGAAATAG
- a CDS encoding WG repeat-containing protein, giving the protein MNGYPARLLRRTGLTAAAAVIAAGAWLFGGASAHANELNVYDKGQHLLFPEGPIHQHGVWMIPLRVVAERLGYSFTKVTVNEVELAGGFGSVTLHPGQATIVLNGSVKQTIAAEPEFIHGTLFVPLDCIGILTDIGYTVITGSNGNPSAIELRPGEKDAKTMLEEQYWTSVNIGYGKTAYIDSKGETRLTMSNLRWSDFGYDELTPVYKNNFGQGYADRTGKIAVPATHYRLSGFSEGMAAYMDLVPEGDYGYRVRSGYVNRDGQMLTDKGAPAPIVFDRAYPFSDGLAKVVKGNKTFYIDHNGQTAIPPISGSLHTQSFSNGLAAVEMSVRVDGKLTARTGFIDTRGKLVIAPTLVYSDSFAENGLALAVKGGKCGYIDKSGKWVIAPQFDSANAFRENFAVVTANTAGGIVLSLINAAGNKVKLPPHGSMYGVSQGLIAYEYKGLWGYMDTAGRIVVEPQFESARDFEGGLASVQLKEDDGGRSREALINRTGKVVWKSEFVN; this is encoded by the coding sequence ATGAACGGCTATCCAGCACGATTGTTAAGAAGAACCGGCTTAACCGCCGCGGCGGCCGTCATTGCGGCGGGCGCATGGCTCTTCGGCGGCGCAAGCGCGCATGCTAATGAGCTCAACGTCTATGACAAAGGGCAGCATCTGCTGTTTCCGGAAGGACCGATCCATCAGCATGGCGTGTGGATGATCCCGCTGCGCGTTGTCGCGGAGCGCCTCGGCTATTCCTTTACGAAGGTGACCGTGAACGAAGTGGAGCTGGCGGGTGGTTTTGGCAGCGTGACGCTGCATCCCGGACAGGCGACAATCGTGCTGAACGGAAGCGTCAAGCAAACGATAGCCGCGGAGCCTGAATTTATTCACGGCACGCTGTTCGTGCCGCTGGATTGTATCGGTATCCTAACCGATATCGGCTACACGGTCATCACAGGCTCGAACGGTAATCCGTCCGCGATTGAGCTCCGGCCGGGGGAGAAGGACGCGAAGACGATGCTGGAGGAGCAGTATTGGACCAGCGTGAACATCGGCTACGGCAAGACGGCTTACATAGACAGCAAGGGCGAGACGAGGCTGACGATGTCCAATCTCAGGTGGTCTGATTTCGGCTATGACGAGCTGACGCCGGTGTACAAGAACAACTTTGGACAGGGGTACGCGGATCGGACAGGGAAGATCGCCGTACCTGCAACGCATTACCGGCTGAGCGGTTTCAGCGAAGGGATGGCAGCGTATATGGACCTCGTCCCGGAAGGCGATTACGGGTACCGGGTCCGGTCCGGCTATGTGAACCGCGACGGTCAAATGCTTACAGACAAGGGAGCTCCAGCGCCAATCGTGTTCGATCGCGCCTACCCGTTCTCGGATGGGCTCGCCAAAGTCGTCAAAGGGAACAAAACCTTCTACATTGATCACAACGGACAAACCGCGATTCCGCCGATCAGCGGCAGCCTGCATACGCAATCGTTCTCGAACGGCCTGGCGGCCGTCGAAATGAGCGTCCGCGTCGACGGCAAGCTGACTGCGCGAACAGGCTTTATCGATACAAGAGGGAAGCTCGTCATTGCCCCGACATTGGTGTATTCGGACAGCTTTGCGGAGAACGGGCTCGCCTTGGCGGTGAAGGGCGGCAAGTGCGGCTATATCGACAAATCCGGCAAATGGGTTATTGCGCCGCAGTTCGACAGTGCGAATGCGTTCCGCGAGAACTTCGCCGTCGTCACTGCGAACACCGCTGGCGGCATCGTACTTTCGTTAATCAATGCCGCCGGAAACAAGGTTAAGCTGCCGCCGCACGGCTCGATGTACGGCGTGTCGCAGGGGCTGATCGCATACGAGTATAAAGGGCTGTGGGGGTATATGGATACGGCGGGCCGTATTGTCGTCGAGCCGCAATTCGAGAGCGCACGGGATTTTGAAGGCGGGCTGGCAAGCGTGCAGCTGAAGGAAGACGACGGAGGCCGTTCCCGCGAGGCGCTTATTAACCGAACGGGCAAGGTCGTGTGGAAGAGCGAATTCGTGAACTAA